From Pan troglodytes isolate AG18354 chromosome 11, NHGRI_mPanTro3-v2.0_pri, whole genome shotgun sequence, the proteins below share one genomic window:
- the SPATA31D1 gene encoding spermatogenesis-associated protein 31D1 isoform X2 has protein sequence MMLRCWIQMILSPRSMCMCVCVESMFQKCLNSLNLTNFRKHQGRARRRRKVGTFKDWKSFQREEEEERKLLSLLKSFGPPVSCSPLGQHHDTNHFRRLLCPDPVCRVCNRATADIQQLLSWESLKDAAPSVSPLASSASATESSFALASTPSAAPPEDLILSPRPKPSPPPPLILSPDLITTVADLFSPSPLRDPLPPQPVSPLDSKFAIDHSPPQQLPFPLLPPHHIERVEPSLQPEASLSLNTIFSFGSTLCQDISRAMNPIGSCARHHGPPIPSALPLEDCTVTQSKSSLTILKTFPEMLSLGGSGGSSTSAPTIKGIDHSHPASSEFSWWQPHAKDSFSSNFVPSDFMEELLTLHSSEAFLGGHSVANLIEPVNISFLSHDILALLERQVKRRGDFLMWKENGKKAGSFPKQLRPNYQLNSSRNMLTSIAVKHDLAESFPFWASKGKLEWQHIHQQPPYSKCFEDHLEQKYVQLFWGLPSLHSESLHPTVLVQRGHSSMFVLFNGITNTSISHESPVLPPSQPLSLPSTQPLPLPQTLPRGQSPHLTQVKSQAQPQSPFPVRLPSPLFLIRICGVCFHRPQNEARSLLPSEINHLEWNVLQKVQESVWGLPSVVQKSQEDFCPPAPNPELVRKSFKVHIPISIIPGDFPLSSEVRKKLEQHIRKRLIQRRWDLLRRIHQSLSLQRPQSKISELSVSESIHGPLNISLVEGQRCNVLKKSASSFPRSFHERSSNMLSMENVGNYQGYSQETAPKDHPLHDPETSSDENLRSNSERDLETHMMHLSGNDSGVRLGQKQLENALTVHLSKKFEEINEGRMPGTVHSSWHSVKQTMSLPEKSQSQIKHRNLVTLVSEDHCVDTSQEISFLSSKKQKMLEAHIKTFRMRMLWGLPLKVLESIEIFKSKADLSTSFSHFDLPSSATFISRGDSKDGVSKSRRRSTFQGEKLGTTSSVPILDRPHPVSSPVGQEGQETLRRQFSDTDHDLIETDSKDGASTSLRRGTTDFQSEKLESTSSFPILGHSYLVTSPVNQEKQGTLRREFSDTDNDLTESVRTTEDGRQTFLPPPHSIVDEVSQKQTVLASRCSAELPIMQAGAGCESWDKRKSSFHNVDRLQGSRKTFPVTNALQSQTRNNLTTSKSGSCSLTNVKASTSNETEIFPPRISVPQDPKSSYLKNQMLSQLKLVQRKHSQPQSHFTDMSFALDNLSSKDLLTNSQGISSGDMGTSQVVHVHLEDRGIRVAQKQEPRVPTCVLQKCQVKNFPPAVNRVSPVRPKGGELDGGDAGLGTSQRRRKSLPVHNKTSGEVLGSKSSPTLKTQPPPENLSRKWMKTFLQWFNKPSISYEEQESSWEKGSSLLSCVQNIGRVTRAAFTGTTEAQKIRKDTREFLEEKLGHRHGIDITCPREPLSFPVGLGKAQHNPEVHVRAESVQGYACNYRAPSCKVTRTKSCSQQAIFVGQNYPTRIRQIIDKDRQPQKVEAFKGKILCQSHPQSMPHRKPVPHPNPTCRRQVSLVCPAVPTSAKSPVFSDVPFLTGQKMLPKHFQGGKFPPTK, from the exons CATcagggcagagccaggaggagaaggaaagttGGGACATTCAAAG ACTGGAAAAGTttccagagagaagaggaagaggaaaggaagctgCTTTCTCTTCTGAAAAG CTTTGGACCTCCTGTTTCCTGCAGTCCTCTGGGCCAGCATCATGATACCAACCACTTTCGTCGACTGTTATGCCCAGACCCCGTCTGTCGGGTGTGTAACAGAGCAACTGCTGATATCCAGCAACTGCTGTCTTGGGAGTCCCTGAAAGATGCTGCTCCCTCTGTGTCTCCTTTGGCTTCTTCAGCTTCTGCGACTGAGTCATCATTCGCTCTGGCTTCCACCCCCTCAGCAGCCCCTCCAGAAGACCTAATACTGTCCCCTCGGCCTAAGCCCTCTCCACCGCCCCCCTTAATTCTCTCACCTGACCTGATCACCACCGTAGCTGACTTATTTTCACCCTCACCACTGAGGGACCCTCTGCCACCACAGCCTGTTTCTCCCTTGGATTCCAAGTTTGCCATAGACCATTCCCCACCCCAAcagcttccctttccccttctcccaCCACATCACATTGAGAGAGTGgagcccagcctccagcctgaGGCCAGTTTGTCTCTGAACACCATCTTTTCATTTGGCTCCACCCTATGCCAAGATATTTCGCGGGCCATGAATCCCATTGGTTCTTGTGCTCGTCATCACGGACCACCAATCCCATCTGCTTTACCACTGGAAGATTGCACTGTGACTCAGTCTAAATCAAGTCTCACCATCTTGAAGACTTTTCCGGAAATGTTATCTCTAGGTGGCTCTGGTGGGTCATCCACCTCTGCCCCAACAATCAAAGGCATTGACCATTCACACCCTGCATCTTCAGAATTCTCCTGGTGGCAGCCTCATGCCAAGGACTCTTTTTCCTCCAATTTTGTGCCATCTGATTTCATGGAGGAGCTTCTTACCCTTCATTCTTCTGAGGCCTTTTTAGGGGGGCACTCTGTGGCCAACCTCATAGAGCCTGTTAACATCTCATTTCTCAGCCATGACATTCTGGCACTCCTGGAGAGACAAGTCAAGAGAAGGGGTGATTTCCTGAtgtggaaagaaaatggaaagaaagcagGATCATTCCCAAAACAACTTAGGCCAAACTACCAACTAAATTCCTCACGGAATATGTTAACCTCAATTGCTGTTAAGCATGACTTGGCAGAATCCTTTCCTTTTTGGGCCAGTAAAGGCAAACTAGAATGGCAGCACATCCATCAGCAGCCTCCATACTCTAAGTGCTTTGAAGACCATTTAGAGCAAAAATATGTCCAGCTCTTCTGGGGTCTCCCATCTTTGCACAGCGAGTCTCTGCATCCTACTGTTCTTGTCCAACGTGGCCATTCCTCCATGTTTGTACTCTTCAATGGCATTACAAATACATCTATATCCCATGAATCCCCAGTACTTCCCCCTTCCCAACCTCTGTCCTTGCCTAGTACCCAACCACTACCCTTGCCTCAAACCCTGCCCCGAGGTCAGTCCCCACATCTCACTCAGGTGAAGTCCCAGGCTCAACCTCAATCTCCATTCCCAGTCCGACTACCTAGTCCTCTATTCCTGATTAGGATCTGTGGAGTGTGTTTTCATAGACCCCAGAATGAGGCACGGTCTCTTTTGCCATCTGAAATTAACCATCTGGAGTGGAATGTGTTGCAGAAAGTGCAGGAAAGTGTGTGGGGTTTACCCTCTGTGGTTCAGAAATCCCAGGAAGACTTTTGTCCTCCAGCTCCCAATCCTGAATTGGTCAGAAAGTCCTTCAAGGTCCATATTCCGATCTCCATCATTCCTGGAGATTTTCCACTCAGCTCTGAGGTAAGGAAGAAACTAGAGCAACACATTCGAAAGAGGCTCATCCAGCGCAGATGGGACCTGCTCCGGAGAATCCATCAGTCTCTGTCATTGCAACGTCCTCAGAGCAAAATTTCAGAGCTATCTGTGTCAGAGAGCATTCATGGACCGTTAAATATCTCTTTGGTTGAGGGTCAGAGGTGCAATGTTCTAAAGAAGTCCGCATCAAGCTTCCCTAGAAGCTTCCACGAGAGGAGCTCAAATATGCTTTCCATGGAGAATGTGGGGAATTATCAGGGATACAGCCAGGAGACTGCCCCAAAAGATCACCCGTTGCATGATCCGGAGACATCTTCAGACGAGAATCTGAGGTCTAACTCTGAGAGAGACCTAGAAACTCATATGATGCATCTGTCAGGGAATGACTCAGGGGTGAGACTAGGTCAGAAACAACTTGAAAATGCCCTGACAGTACATTTGAGCAAGAAATTTGAGGAAATCAATGAGGGTCGAATGCCTGGGACTGTGCATAGTTCATGGCACTCAGTCAAGCAGACAATGTCTCTTCCTGAGAAATCCCAAAGCCAAATTAAACATCGAAATCTGGTAACATTGGTGAGTGAGGACCACTGCGTTGATACTTCCCAGGAGATTTCCTTCCTTAGTTCCAAGAAACAAAAGATGTTGGAAGCCCATATTAAAACTTTCCGTATGAGGATGCTGTGGGGCCTTCCCCTCAAGGTCCTTGAATCCATAGAAATCTTCAAATCGAAAGCGGACCTTTCCACTTCCTTTTCCCATTTCGACCTTCCCTCCTCAGCCACCTTCATCTCTCGGGGAGATTCCAAAGATGGGGTCTCTAAGTCCCGTAGACGAAGCACTTTTCAGGGAGAAAAGTTGGGAACAACAAGCTCAGTCCCCATCCTTGATCGTCCTCACCCTGTCTCCTCACCTGTCGGCCAAGAAGGTCAGGAGACCCTGAGAAGACAATTTTCTGATACGGACCATGACCTTATAGAGACAGATTCCAAAGATGGGGCCTCCACATCCCTTAGAAGAGGTACTACAGATTTTCAAAGCGAAAAATTAGAATCAACAAGCTCATTCCCCATCCTCGGTCATTCTTACCTTGTCACTTCACCTGTCAACCAAGAAAAGCAGGGGACCCTGAGAAGAGAATTCTCTGATACTGACAATGATCTTACAGAAAGTGTCCGGACAACGGAGGATGGCAGACAGACTTTTCTGCCCCCGCCACACAGCATCGTAGACGAAGTCAGTCAGAAACAGACTGTACTGGCCAGTAGATGCAGTGCAGAGCTGCCCATAATGCAAGCTGGAGCTGGCTGTGAGTCATGGGATAAGAGAAAGAGTTCCTTTCATAATGTAGACAGGCTTCAGGGCAGTAGAAAGACCTTTCCTGTCACCAATGCTCTTCAATCACAAACTAGGAACAACTTGACAACCAGCAAGTCGGGAAGCTGCTCACTGACAAATGTGAAAGCAAGCACTTCCAATGAAACTGAAATTTTCCCACCAAGAATATCAGTTCCTCAAGATCCTAAATCATCATACCTTAAAAATCAGATGTTGAGCCAGTTAAAGTTGGTCCAGAGGAAGCATAGCCAACCTCAGAGCCATTTCACTGACATGTCTTTTGCCTTAGATAACTTGAGTTCCAAGGACTTACTGACTAATTCCCAGGGCATCTCGAGTGGGGACATGGGAACTTCCCAGGTGGTGCATGTCCACTTGGAGGACAGAGGAATCCGTGTGGCACAGAAGCAGGAGCCCAGGGTCCCTACCTGTGTCTTACAGAAGTGTCAAGTTAAGAATTTCCCACCAGCTGTAAACAGAGTGAGTCCTGTGAGACCCAAAGGAGGAGAGCTTGATGGAGGGGATGCAGGGCTGGGGACATCCCAACGCAGGAGAAAGAGCCTCCCTGTTCATAACAAGACATCAGGGGAGGTGCTTGGGAGCAAATCTTCCCCAACCTTGAAAACACAGCCTCCTCCTGAAAACCTTTCCAGAAAATGGATGAAGACCTTTTTGCAGTGGTTTAATAAACCCAGCATATCATATGAAGAACAAGAAAGTTCCTGGGAAAAGGGTAGCTCCCTGTTATCATGTGTGCAGAATATTGGTCGAGTTACAAGAGCTGCCTTTACTGGGACTACTGAAGCTCAGAAAATTAGGAAAGACACTAGGGAGTTCCTAGAAGAGAAGCTGGGGCATAGGCATGGGATAGATATCACCTGTCCCCGAGAGCCCCTTTCCTTCCCAGTGGGGCTTGGGAAAGCTCAGCACAACCCAGAAGTGCATGTCAGAGCAGAGTCTGTCCAGGGCTATGCCTGCAACTACAGGGCTCCCTCCTGCAAAGTGACACGTACCAAATCTTGCAGCCAACAAGCTATCTTTGTTGGCCAGAATTATCCTACAAGGATTAGACAGATCATAGACAAGGACAGACAGCCCCAGAAAGTTGAGGCATTTAAGGGGAAGATATTGTGTCAAAGCCATCCCCAATCCATGCCCCACAGGAAGCCCGTGCCACATCCAAACCCCACTTGCCGGCGTCAGGTCAGCCTGGTGTGTCCAGCCGTCCCAACCAGTGCTAAAAGCCCTGTGTTTAGTGATGTGCCTTTCCTAACTGGGCAGAAAATGCTTCCAAAGCATTTCCAGGGAGGAAAATTTCCCCCCACAAAATAA
- the SPATA31D1 gene encoding spermatogenesis-associated protein 31D1 isoform X1: MENILCFLNSYTETGLSPNSHCLDIDPNFICLSGLGLFILYLFYVVLTLYSSPTEKNNDIQKHQGRARRRRKVGTFKDWKSFQREEEEERKLLSLLKSFGPPVSCSPLGQHHDTNHFRRLLCPDPVCRVCNRATADIQQLLSWESLKDAAPSVSPLASSASATESSFALASTPSAAPPEDLILSPRPKPSPPPPLILSPDLITTVADLFSPSPLRDPLPPQPVSPLDSKFAIDHSPPQQLPFPLLPPHHIERVEPSLQPEASLSLNTIFSFGSTLCQDISRAMNPIGSCARHHGPPIPSALPLEDCTVTQSKSSLTILKTFPEMLSLGGSGGSSTSAPTIKGIDHSHPASSEFSWWQPHAKDSFSSNFVPSDFMEELLTLHSSEAFLGGHSVANLIEPVNISFLSHDILALLERQVKRRGDFLMWKENGKKAGSFPKQLRPNYQLNSSRNMLTSIAVKHDLAESFPFWASKGKLEWQHIHQQPPYSKCFEDHLEQKYVQLFWGLPSLHSESLHPTVLVQRGHSSMFVLFNGITNTSISHESPVLPPSQPLSLPSTQPLPLPQTLPRGQSPHLTQVKSQAQPQSPFPVRLPSPLFLIRICGVCFHRPQNEARSLLPSEINHLEWNVLQKVQESVWGLPSVVQKSQEDFCPPAPNPELVRKSFKVHIPISIIPGDFPLSSEVRKKLEQHIRKRLIQRRWDLLRRIHQSLSLQRPQSKISELSVSESIHGPLNISLVEGQRCNVLKKSASSFPRSFHERSSNMLSMENVGNYQGYSQETAPKDHPLHDPETSSDENLRSNSERDLETHMMHLSGNDSGVRLGQKQLENALTVHLSKKFEEINEGRMPGTVHSSWHSVKQTMSLPEKSQSQIKHRNLVTLVSEDHCVDTSQEISFLSSKKQKMLEAHIKTFRMRMLWGLPLKVLESIEIFKSKADLSTSFSHFDLPSSATFISRGDSKDGVSKSRRRSTFQGEKLGTTSSVPILDRPHPVSSPVGQEGQETLRRQFSDTDHDLIETDSKDGASTSLRRGTTDFQSEKLESTSSFPILGHSYLVTSPVNQEKQGTLRREFSDTDNDLTESVRTTEDGRQTFLPPPHSIVDEVSQKQTVLASRCSAELPIMQAGAGCESWDKRKSSFHNVDRLQGSRKTFPVTNALQSQTRNNLTTSKSGSCSLTNVKASTSNETEIFPPRISVPQDPKSSYLKNQMLSQLKLVQRKHSQPQSHFTDMSFALDNLSSKDLLTNSQGISSGDMGTSQVVHVHLEDRGIRVAQKQEPRVPTCVLQKCQVKNFPPAVNRVSPVRPKGGELDGGDAGLGTSQRRRKSLPVHNKTSGEVLGSKSSPTLKTQPPPENLSRKWMKTFLQWFNKPSISYEEQESSWEKGSSLLSCVQNIGRVTRAAFTGTTEAQKIRKDTREFLEEKLGHRHGIDITCPREPLSFPVGLGKAQHNPEVHVRAESVQGYACNYRAPSCKVTRTKSCSQQAIFVGQNYPTRIRQIIDKDRQPQKVEAFKGKILCQSHPQSMPHRKPVPHPNPTCRRQVSLVCPAVPTSAKSPVFSDVPFLTGQKMLPKHFQGGKFPPTK, encoded by the exons ATGGAGAATATCCTCTGTTTTCTGAACAGCTATACTGAGACAGGGCTGAGCCCTAACTCACATTGCTTGGATATCGACCCCAACTTCATCTGCTTGAGTGGGTTGGGGTTGTTTATACTGTACTTGTTCTACGTCGTATTGACCCTGTATTCGTCACCCACCGAAAAAAATAATGACATCCAAAAG CATcagggcagagccaggaggagaaggaaagttGGGACATTCAAAG ACTGGAAAAGTttccagagagaagaggaagaggaaaggaagctgCTTTCTCTTCTGAAAAG CTTTGGACCTCCTGTTTCCTGCAGTCCTCTGGGCCAGCATCATGATACCAACCACTTTCGTCGACTGTTATGCCCAGACCCCGTCTGTCGGGTGTGTAACAGAGCAACTGCTGATATCCAGCAACTGCTGTCTTGGGAGTCCCTGAAAGATGCTGCTCCCTCTGTGTCTCCTTTGGCTTCTTCAGCTTCTGCGACTGAGTCATCATTCGCTCTGGCTTCCACCCCCTCAGCAGCCCCTCCAGAAGACCTAATACTGTCCCCTCGGCCTAAGCCCTCTCCACCGCCCCCCTTAATTCTCTCACCTGACCTGATCACCACCGTAGCTGACTTATTTTCACCCTCACCACTGAGGGACCCTCTGCCACCACAGCCTGTTTCTCCCTTGGATTCCAAGTTTGCCATAGACCATTCCCCACCCCAAcagcttccctttccccttctcccaCCACATCACATTGAGAGAGTGgagcccagcctccagcctgaGGCCAGTTTGTCTCTGAACACCATCTTTTCATTTGGCTCCACCCTATGCCAAGATATTTCGCGGGCCATGAATCCCATTGGTTCTTGTGCTCGTCATCACGGACCACCAATCCCATCTGCTTTACCACTGGAAGATTGCACTGTGACTCAGTCTAAATCAAGTCTCACCATCTTGAAGACTTTTCCGGAAATGTTATCTCTAGGTGGCTCTGGTGGGTCATCCACCTCTGCCCCAACAATCAAAGGCATTGACCATTCACACCCTGCATCTTCAGAATTCTCCTGGTGGCAGCCTCATGCCAAGGACTCTTTTTCCTCCAATTTTGTGCCATCTGATTTCATGGAGGAGCTTCTTACCCTTCATTCTTCTGAGGCCTTTTTAGGGGGGCACTCTGTGGCCAACCTCATAGAGCCTGTTAACATCTCATTTCTCAGCCATGACATTCTGGCACTCCTGGAGAGACAAGTCAAGAGAAGGGGTGATTTCCTGAtgtggaaagaaaatggaaagaaagcagGATCATTCCCAAAACAACTTAGGCCAAACTACCAACTAAATTCCTCACGGAATATGTTAACCTCAATTGCTGTTAAGCATGACTTGGCAGAATCCTTTCCTTTTTGGGCCAGTAAAGGCAAACTAGAATGGCAGCACATCCATCAGCAGCCTCCATACTCTAAGTGCTTTGAAGACCATTTAGAGCAAAAATATGTCCAGCTCTTCTGGGGTCTCCCATCTTTGCACAGCGAGTCTCTGCATCCTACTGTTCTTGTCCAACGTGGCCATTCCTCCATGTTTGTACTCTTCAATGGCATTACAAATACATCTATATCCCATGAATCCCCAGTACTTCCCCCTTCCCAACCTCTGTCCTTGCCTAGTACCCAACCACTACCCTTGCCTCAAACCCTGCCCCGAGGTCAGTCCCCACATCTCACTCAGGTGAAGTCCCAGGCTCAACCTCAATCTCCATTCCCAGTCCGACTACCTAGTCCTCTATTCCTGATTAGGATCTGTGGAGTGTGTTTTCATAGACCCCAGAATGAGGCACGGTCTCTTTTGCCATCTGAAATTAACCATCTGGAGTGGAATGTGTTGCAGAAAGTGCAGGAAAGTGTGTGGGGTTTACCCTCTGTGGTTCAGAAATCCCAGGAAGACTTTTGTCCTCCAGCTCCCAATCCTGAATTGGTCAGAAAGTCCTTCAAGGTCCATATTCCGATCTCCATCATTCCTGGAGATTTTCCACTCAGCTCTGAGGTAAGGAAGAAACTAGAGCAACACATTCGAAAGAGGCTCATCCAGCGCAGATGGGACCTGCTCCGGAGAATCCATCAGTCTCTGTCATTGCAACGTCCTCAGAGCAAAATTTCAGAGCTATCTGTGTCAGAGAGCATTCATGGACCGTTAAATATCTCTTTGGTTGAGGGTCAGAGGTGCAATGTTCTAAAGAAGTCCGCATCAAGCTTCCCTAGAAGCTTCCACGAGAGGAGCTCAAATATGCTTTCCATGGAGAATGTGGGGAATTATCAGGGATACAGCCAGGAGACTGCCCCAAAAGATCACCCGTTGCATGATCCGGAGACATCTTCAGACGAGAATCTGAGGTCTAACTCTGAGAGAGACCTAGAAACTCATATGATGCATCTGTCAGGGAATGACTCAGGGGTGAGACTAGGTCAGAAACAACTTGAAAATGCCCTGACAGTACATTTGAGCAAGAAATTTGAGGAAATCAATGAGGGTCGAATGCCTGGGACTGTGCATAGTTCATGGCACTCAGTCAAGCAGACAATGTCTCTTCCTGAGAAATCCCAAAGCCAAATTAAACATCGAAATCTGGTAACATTGGTGAGTGAGGACCACTGCGTTGATACTTCCCAGGAGATTTCCTTCCTTAGTTCCAAGAAACAAAAGATGTTGGAAGCCCATATTAAAACTTTCCGTATGAGGATGCTGTGGGGCCTTCCCCTCAAGGTCCTTGAATCCATAGAAATCTTCAAATCGAAAGCGGACCTTTCCACTTCCTTTTCCCATTTCGACCTTCCCTCCTCAGCCACCTTCATCTCTCGGGGAGATTCCAAAGATGGGGTCTCTAAGTCCCGTAGACGAAGCACTTTTCAGGGAGAAAAGTTGGGAACAACAAGCTCAGTCCCCATCCTTGATCGTCCTCACCCTGTCTCCTCACCTGTCGGCCAAGAAGGTCAGGAGACCCTGAGAAGACAATTTTCTGATACGGACCATGACCTTATAGAGACAGATTCCAAAGATGGGGCCTCCACATCCCTTAGAAGAGGTACTACAGATTTTCAAAGCGAAAAATTAGAATCAACAAGCTCATTCCCCATCCTCGGTCATTCTTACCTTGTCACTTCACCTGTCAACCAAGAAAAGCAGGGGACCCTGAGAAGAGAATTCTCTGATACTGACAATGATCTTACAGAAAGTGTCCGGACAACGGAGGATGGCAGACAGACTTTTCTGCCCCCGCCACACAGCATCGTAGACGAAGTCAGTCAGAAACAGACTGTACTGGCCAGTAGATGCAGTGCAGAGCTGCCCATAATGCAAGCTGGAGCTGGCTGTGAGTCATGGGATAAGAGAAAGAGTTCCTTTCATAATGTAGACAGGCTTCAGGGCAGTAGAAAGACCTTTCCTGTCACCAATGCTCTTCAATCACAAACTAGGAACAACTTGACAACCAGCAAGTCGGGAAGCTGCTCACTGACAAATGTGAAAGCAAGCACTTCCAATGAAACTGAAATTTTCCCACCAAGAATATCAGTTCCTCAAGATCCTAAATCATCATACCTTAAAAATCAGATGTTGAGCCAGTTAAAGTTGGTCCAGAGGAAGCATAGCCAACCTCAGAGCCATTTCACTGACATGTCTTTTGCCTTAGATAACTTGAGTTCCAAGGACTTACTGACTAATTCCCAGGGCATCTCGAGTGGGGACATGGGAACTTCCCAGGTGGTGCATGTCCACTTGGAGGACAGAGGAATCCGTGTGGCACAGAAGCAGGAGCCCAGGGTCCCTACCTGTGTCTTACAGAAGTGTCAAGTTAAGAATTTCCCACCAGCTGTAAACAGAGTGAGTCCTGTGAGACCCAAAGGAGGAGAGCTTGATGGAGGGGATGCAGGGCTGGGGACATCCCAACGCAGGAGAAAGAGCCTCCCTGTTCATAACAAGACATCAGGGGAGGTGCTTGGGAGCAAATCTTCCCCAACCTTGAAAACACAGCCTCCTCCTGAAAACCTTTCCAGAAAATGGATGAAGACCTTTTTGCAGTGGTTTAATAAACCCAGCATATCATATGAAGAACAAGAAAGTTCCTGGGAAAAGGGTAGCTCCCTGTTATCATGTGTGCAGAATATTGGTCGAGTTACAAGAGCTGCCTTTACTGGGACTACTGAAGCTCAGAAAATTAGGAAAGACACTAGGGAGTTCCTAGAAGAGAAGCTGGGGCATAGGCATGGGATAGATATCACCTGTCCCCGAGAGCCCCTTTCCTTCCCAGTGGGGCTTGGGAAAGCTCAGCACAACCCAGAAGTGCATGTCAGAGCAGAGTCTGTCCAGGGCTATGCCTGCAACTACAGGGCTCCCTCCTGCAAAGTGACACGTACCAAATCTTGCAGCCAACAAGCTATCTTTGTTGGCCAGAATTATCCTACAAGGATTAGACAGATCATAGACAAGGACAGACAGCCCCAGAAAGTTGAGGCATTTAAGGGGAAGATATTGTGTCAAAGCCATCCCCAATCCATGCCCCACAGGAAGCCCGTGCCACATCCAAACCCCACTTGCCGGCGTCAGGTCAGCCTGGTGTGTCCAGCCGTCCCAACCAGTGCTAAAAGCCCTGTGTTTAGTGATGTGCCTTTCCTAACTGGGCAGAAAATGCTTCCAAAGCATTTCCAGGGAGGAAAATTTCCCCCCACAAAATAA